AATATTATCACAAACACGCAATAACGTTCAACTTTTTGTCATTCTGTAGGAATCTTGTTATGGTTTATGTAAGGTGTTGTTTTTTAACAAGATCCCATCATAACGGGATGACATGTCTCAATCTAATGCGCACAAAGGTATTAAAGATGAAATTTGTGCAGCCTAAATATTGTATTCTTGTGCAAAGTGAACTAACGCCTGTTCAAATATTTTCATTGGCGGCCGTACCAGTCCAGCCCCGATTTGACCGATACCCGGTTCTTTATGCGCGATACCTGTGTTTACACGTGGACTTATACCTGTTTCAACCACCAACCGCAAATCGATGCCGGTAGGTGTCCCGCGAAAATCCAGGGGAGGAATAGTAAAATATTTATGTTCCCGGCAAGTGATTTCATACATTTCCAGAGTTGCGTTCAAGGCGTCTTGAGCCGAGCCACTTACAAAAGTTACGATTGCCGGAGCAGAAGCCATAGCGAATCCGCCAATACCTGCAGTCTCGGTTATTGTGCTGTCACCGATATCAGGGTTAGCGTCATCATCACCATAACCCGGGAAGTAGAGTCCCTTGGGAATCTGTGCCGGTGCGGTGAACCATCGATCACCCAATCCACTCACCCGAATGCCGAAATCCGTACCGTTCCGTGCCATTGTTGTAATTATTGTACTGCCATCAACGCCGTGGGCGGCATCTGCCATAACTTTACAGGCAGCCATTACCGGATTCAGGACACTTAAAGCATTGTCTCCAATTGTTTGCAGAACTTTGGCTGCGGTTTCACTGTCTTTGCACACTTTAACAACATGGGGCGCCAATGCCTTGAGGTAAAGAATGGATCCTGCTTTATTGCGGTTATGTCCTTCATCGCCCATGTGCAGCGCCTCAGAGAGCAGCGCCTTTATATCGATACCTCCGGCTGACTGTATGGCATCATGCAATACCGGAGCCATAACATCCTCCAGCCATCTCAAACGAGTTTGGACCTCCTGGTCGTAGGCGCCATAACGCAAGACTTTTCCATAGCCCTCATTCAGATTAGAAAATGCACGATTACCATAAGTTTTGTTTTCAATAATATAAACCGACATAGACGGCGAAGTAACACCTGCCATCGGTCCCACAGTTTGGTAGTGGTGGCATGGTTCAAGTTTAAATTCACCACTTTCGATGAGCACTTGCGCTTCCTGTTCATCTTTTGCTTTGTTTTCAAAGATAAGTGAACCGGTGATGGCTCCGCGCATGGGTCCCGAAGCTCGAGCCCAGGTAATTGGCGGTCCGGCATGCAGCAGCAGGTTATCCGCCATTCCCGGAATTACATCACGGGCTTTTCCCAAACCGGTTAGTACGGCTCGGGATTCCATCATTTTTTCGGTGGCTTCGTTATTTGCTTTTTCAATATTCATAAATGGCTCCAATTATTAACTTTGATTAAATGTTTCATCAGAAAAACAACTTTGATTTTGCGTCAAGTTTTTTTGCGATGAAATAAAATTACTTTGATTTGAAATTCGAAATCCTAAAATCTAAACAATATCTAAAATTCCAATTTACAAAATTAAAAACCGGGCAAAACTCATTTATTCTCTTCTGTAGGTTTCTTCGTTTTGTTTGGTGTATTTGGAATTGTATCTTTGTAATTTGTTTGGGATTTCGATATTAGCATTTCGAGTTTATAAAGCTTGTTTTTTTTGGCGGTTTGAGGAGAAGTTTCGCTAGTCTTTTATGTCTTTTTCTTTAGCCTATTTATTTTTCATCCGCTGCAGAATTGCTATTAAATCCTCA
Above is a genomic segment from candidate division KSB1 bacterium containing:
- a CDS encoding DUF1116 domain-containing protein, translating into MNIEKANNEATEKMMESRAVLTGLGKARDVIPGMADNLLLHAGPPITWARASGPMRGAITGSLIFENKAKDEQEAQVLIESGEFKLEPCHHYQTVGPMAGVTSPSMSVYIIENKTYGNRAFSNLNEGYGKVLRYGAYDQEVQTRLRWLEDVMAPVLHDAIQSAGGIDIKALLSEALHMGDEGHNRNKAGSILYLKALAPHVVKVCKDSETAAKVLQTIGDNALSVLNPVMAACKVMADAAHGVDGSTIITTMARNGTDFGIRVSGLGDRWFTAPAQIPKGLYFPGYGDDDANPDIGDSTITETAGIGGFAMASAPAIVTFVSGSAQDALNATLEMYEITCREHKYFTIPPLDFRGTPTGIDLRLVVETGISPRVNTGIAHKEPGIGQIGAGLVRPPMKIFEQALVHFAQEYNI